The proteins below are encoded in one region of Sphingobacterium sp. R2:
- a CDS encoding ABC transporter permease: MIVNSLKTAYRFLKKHKLITFINITSLAIGITATLVIFLMIQYDYSFDKHVPGKERVYRVVNNGEFKNAGVYVPLVRTMKAELPNLEAVAPIYHSHIQKLKVSLAKDKFQTFPKEQKMVFTNSQYFDIFPSKWLAGSLKALNLSGNIILTQKTSEKFYGKESPANVIGKTIFYADSIPLQVAGVIENPQHNSDFNYEIFIADATIPIDNNLKNMYNWEAWNSISDSHQVLIKTKAHSNPHLLEHNIANLLKKYKYKEGEKIRDKLELQALADVHFDTRFNYDATHPEALRNLILLALFLLALGAVNFINLSTAQSIERAKEVGIRKTLGSSKATLIKQFLIETFLITLSATLLAVLLLPLFSHVFEGFIPKNLSVDRLDKAVIVLFLFGQLILVTLLAGFYPAWVLTGYAPVLALKNQLGKSTNLSRSAWIRKALTIFQFVMAQAFLICVLIVVRQINYATHRDMGFQKDAIVNVYIPGAFQNSAKGIILKNELQKLKDVKAISFGNIAPAMNGWMTTAIAYDQSPDKESLTFDSRSGDENYLEVYQIPLLAGRNIRLLDSTREMLINRKGLELLNIKNPEDAIGKTFENGNSIIVGVMEDFDLASARQGVKPVVYTGSKDGYVLHIALDQSHPENWKNAIDKITSSYKSVFADDELDLRFVDEVIQNFYTQEKQLSKLLSWAVGLSVTIAGLGLFGLAIFTANQRTKEIGIRKVLGASVFQITFLLLRNLLSLVAIACLIAFPIAYYFMHNWLNDFVYRTTISPWIFGLSAVGLIAFASLVLSTKSIFAAKANPINSLRDE, from the coding sequence ATGATTGTAAATTCACTTAAAACAGCGTATCGTTTCTTAAAAAAACATAAGTTGATCACGTTCATCAATATTACTAGTCTCGCTATTGGGATTACGGCTACGTTGGTTATTTTCCTCATGATTCAATACGACTATAGTTTTGATAAACATGTACCCGGTAAAGAACGAGTGTATCGCGTAGTTAACAATGGGGAATTTAAAAATGCCGGTGTCTACGTCCCATTGGTTCGTACGATGAAAGCAGAACTCCCAAACTTAGAAGCGGTAGCGCCGATCTACCATAGCCATATCCAAAAGCTGAAAGTTTCGCTGGCTAAGGACAAATTCCAGACTTTCCCGAAAGAACAGAAGATGGTATTCACTAACAGTCAATATTTCGATATTTTCCCTTCAAAATGGTTGGCTGGCAGTCTTAAGGCTTTGAATTTATCCGGAAATATCATCCTTACGCAGAAAACATCAGAAAAGTTTTATGGAAAAGAATCGCCGGCAAATGTGATTGGCAAAACCATCTTCTATGCGGATAGTATACCGCTTCAGGTCGCTGGAGTGATTGAAAATCCGCAACATAATTCGGACTTCAATTATGAAATCTTCATTGCCGATGCGACGATCCCTATTGACAATAACTTAAAGAACATGTATAACTGGGAAGCTTGGAACAGCATCTCCGACTCCCATCAAGTACTTATCAAAACAAAAGCCCACAGCAATCCGCATCTGCTGGAGCACAATATTGCTAATCTCCTTAAAAAATATAAATACAAAGAAGGAGAAAAGATCCGCGATAAGCTGGAACTTCAAGCCTTGGCAGATGTACATTTTGATACGCGATTTAATTATGATGCGACCCACCCGGAAGCACTACGCAACCTCATTCTACTGGCCTTATTCCTCTTGGCGCTAGGAGCGGTAAATTTTATCAATCTATCCACTGCGCAATCCATCGAAAGAGCGAAAGAAGTGGGTATTCGCAAAACCCTGGGCAGTTCTAAAGCTACATTGATCAAGCAATTCTTAATAGAAACATTTCTGATAACCTTATCGGCGACATTACTTGCAGTTTTGTTGCTCCCTTTGTTTTCACATGTCTTCGAAGGATTTATTCCGAAAAACCTGAGCGTAGACCGCTTAGACAAAGCCGTTATTGTTTTGTTCCTATTCGGGCAATTGATCTTAGTCACTTTACTTGCGGGATTCTACCCCGCCTGGGTACTGACAGGATATGCGCCAGTGCTGGCGCTCAAAAATCAGCTTGGGAAAAGCACCAATTTATCCCGAAGTGCATGGATACGCAAAGCGCTGACCATCTTTCAGTTTGTCATGGCCCAAGCGTTCCTTATCTGCGTACTTATCGTTGTTCGCCAAATCAATTACGCCACTCATCGAGATATGGGGTTCCAGAAAGACGCCATTGTCAATGTTTACATTCCGGGAGCTTTTCAAAATTCCGCTAAAGGCATCATTCTCAAAAATGAGCTCCAGAAGTTAAAAGATGTCAAAGCAATCAGTTTTGGGAACATCGCTCCTGCAATGAACGGTTGGATGACTACTGCCATCGCTTACGATCAATCGCCCGACAAGGAATCCTTGACTTTTGATAGCCGCTCTGGTGATGAAAACTATTTAGAAGTTTATCAGATTCCGCTTTTAGCAGGAAGAAATATACGCCTATTGGATTCAACAAGGGAAATGTTGATCAATAGAAAAGGTCTTGAACTGCTAAATATCAAAAACCCAGAAGATGCCATCGGTAAAACCTTTGAAAATGGAAATAGCATCATTGTGGGGGTAATGGAAGATTTTGACCTTGCTTCAGCACGACAAGGAGTTAAACCCGTTGTTTATACGGGTAGCAAAGATGGTTATGTACTCCATATTGCATTGGATCAATCGCATCCTGAAAACTGGAAAAATGCTATCGATAAAATAACGTCCAGTTATAAATCGGTCTTCGCTGATGATGAATTGGATCTACGATTTGTAGACGAGGTAATCCAAAATTTCTATACCCAAGAGAAGCAGCTTTCTAAACTTTTATCCTGGGCAGTGGGACTCTCTGTAACCATCGCTGGACTGGGTTTATTTGGACTAGCCATCTTCACGGCAAATCAACGCACAAAGGAAATTGGAATCCGTAAAGTATTGGGGGCATCTGTTTTCCAGATCACATTCCTACTGCTTCGAAATTTGCTATCACTGGTTGCGATAGCCTGTCTAATAGCTTTTCCAATTGCCTATTATTTTATGCATAATTGGCTTAATGATTTTGTCTACCGAACGACAATCAGTCCCTGGATTTTTGGGCTATCAGCTGTAGGATTAATTGCTTTTGCAAGTCTTGTACTTTCAACCAAAAGTATATTTGCAGCAAAAGCAAATCCGATAAATAGTTTAAGGGACGAATAG
- a CDS encoding FtsX-like permease family protein produces MIKNYIKTAWRTIRANRFFSILNISGLAIGICVSLLLFAFIRQELSFDSMYPKAEHIYRVYMKLSAAYNEEKMLTLPNAVGPTLKSDITQVDNMVRLVKDGYGATASIGTGNDNFSEKQLYLADSTLFSIFDFQFIEGNARTAFSNKKSIVLSQSSKEKLFGKQEAIGKLISINQQDTVQVTGVFKDLPANSTLDCNMVMNIMDSWMGQNVYWSNASYETYILLKKGADPGSIAQEATKLIDKYVEKDNQYYTQFFLQPLSAVHLYSADLTSGVTTRSGNITIIRTLSVLALLVIIIACINYMNLATAKSQKNAKQVGVNKVLGATRRQLIIRFFVETATISLSAMLIGLVLAIILIPAFNLVGKTDMTIQHLLNWNMLGILAIAWLVITLVAGSYPALFLSGIKSISLMNKGYNKQGQTILIRQILVVCQFSISIVLIIGISIMLAQISFIRNKDLGYQPENVVSISIRSLKNQEKLNTLGQQVQNLTNTVATTFAQSIPGFNESGKSTYKFTTDKQGLPTLSCVTYGKTINTLGLKLLAGTDLPNVIGRTDSTCYVLINEKVMKFLGYKTPEEAIGKHIVTEMSATNSIISGVVRDFNYANLKSEIGGYTYYTMNASSESPRNLLIRYKTADLQSYMEEIKKIYTAIAPDAAFDFFFLDQHVQDQYDNEIRSSNVMTLFSFLTLFIACLGLLGLAAYTAESKSKEIGIRKVLGASVGSIIHLLSANYIKLICIAFLIAGPIAYYLSNSWLNDFVYHIDMPWWAYVVAVLTVTIVAFITIGFQTFKAALLNHVNSLRDE; encoded by the coding sequence ATGATAAAGAACTATATAAAGACAGCTTGGCGAACAATCAGGGCAAACCGATTTTTCAGTATCCTTAATATCAGTGGACTGGCCATAGGTATCTGTGTATCGCTATTGTTATTCGCCTTTATCCGACAGGAACTAAGTTTTGATTCTATGTATCCTAAAGCTGAGCATATCTACCGCGTCTACATGAAGCTATCCGCAGCATATAATGAGGAGAAAATGCTTACACTCCCCAATGCGGTGGGACCAACTTTAAAATCCGACATTACCCAGGTGGATAATATGGTGCGTCTGGTAAAAGACGGTTATGGTGCAACGGCTTCCATCGGCACCGGGAATGATAATTTCTCTGAAAAACAATTGTACTTAGCAGATTCGACGCTGTTCTCGATATTTGATTTTCAATTTATTGAAGGAAATGCGCGTACTGCTTTTTCAAATAAAAAAAGCATCGTCCTATCCCAATCGTCGAAAGAAAAACTATTTGGAAAACAGGAAGCCATTGGCAAATTAATCAGTATCAATCAACAGGATACCGTACAGGTCACCGGAGTCTTCAAAGATCTTCCAGCTAATAGCACATTAGATTGTAACATGGTCATGAATATTATGGATTCATGGATGGGGCAAAATGTATACTGGAGCAATGCGAGTTACGAAACTTATATTCTATTGAAAAAGGGCGCAGATCCAGGCTCTATTGCGCAAGAAGCTACTAAATTGATAGACAAGTATGTCGAAAAAGACAACCAATATTATACACAATTTTTCCTACAACCGTTATCAGCAGTACACCTCTATTCAGCAGATCTTACAAGTGGAGTTACTACACGTTCTGGAAATATAACCATCATTAGAACATTATCAGTCCTTGCCCTTCTCGTGATTATAATTGCATGCATCAATTATATGAATCTTGCGACAGCCAAATCACAGAAAAATGCAAAACAAGTTGGAGTCAATAAAGTACTTGGCGCTACCCGTCGGCAGCTCATTATCCGTTTTTTTGTAGAAACGGCAACAATTAGTCTTTCCGCTATGCTTATTGGGCTCGTCCTTGCCATCATACTTATTCCTGCGTTCAATTTGGTCGGTAAGACCGATATGACTATTCAGCATCTGCTGAATTGGAATATGTTAGGAATATTGGCTATAGCATGGCTAGTCATTACGTTGGTTGCAGGTAGCTATCCTGCATTATTCCTTTCAGGCATTAAATCAATCTCTTTAATGAACAAAGGATACAATAAACAGGGGCAAACAATATTAATCCGACAAATATTGGTTGTATGCCAGTTTTCTATTTCGATCGTACTGATTATTGGTATCAGTATTATGCTTGCCCAAATAAGCTTTATCCGCAATAAGGATTTAGGGTATCAACCTGAAAATGTTGTGTCTATTTCAATTCGTTCTTTAAAAAATCAAGAAAAGTTAAATACCCTTGGCCAACAAGTTCAAAACCTGACCAATACGGTAGCCACGACTTTCGCACAATCGATACCCGGATTCAATGAAAGTGGTAAATCAACTTATAAATTTACGACTGACAAGCAGGGCTTACCCACACTGAGCTGCGTCACCTATGGCAAGACGATCAATACTTTAGGACTAAAATTACTTGCGGGTACAGATTTACCAAATGTGATCGGGCGTACAGACTCAACGTGTTATGTATTGATCAACGAAAAAGTAATGAAGTTTTTAGGTTATAAAACACCCGAAGAAGCAATAGGTAAACATATCGTTACAGAAATGAGTGCGACTAATTCCATCATATCTGGTGTTGTTCGAGATTTTAATTATGCCAACCTAAAATCTGAGATCGGTGGATATACCTACTATACAATGAATGCTTCTTCTGAATCTCCTCGGAATTTATTGATCCGCTATAAAACAGCAGATCTTCAGTCGTATATGGAGGAGATAAAAAAAATCTACACAGCTATTGCTCCCGATGCTGCATTTGATTTTTTCTTTTTAGACCAGCATGTACAAGATCAATATGATAATGAAATTCGTTCATCCAATGTCATGACTTTGTTTTCATTTTTGACCCTATTTATTGCCTGCCTGGGTTTACTAGGACTAGCTGCCTATACAGCTGAATCAAAGAGTAAAGAGATCGGCATACGTAAAGTTCTTGGTGCAAGTGTCGGTAGTATTATTCATTTGCTGTCCGCAAACTACATCAAATTGATCTGTATAGCATTTCTGATTGCAGGACCAATTGCATACTACTTATCAAATAGCTGGTTAAATGATTTTGTTTATCACATCGATATGCCGTGGTGGGCATACGTAGTCGCTGTCCTGACAGTGACAATTGTCGCATTTATAACAATTGGATTCCAAACTTTTAAAGCTGCATTACTAAATCATGTAAATAGTTTGCGGGACGAATAG